In Akkermansia muciniphila, the DNA window AGGAAGACCACCTGGCGGACGTTCTCAAGGAGATGCTGGACAATCCGCTGCTGGCTCACGCCCAGTCCTCGCGCGCCCAGGTGGCGCTGAAAGCCCATTTCGGCGCTACGGCGCGCACCATCCGCATGATCTGCATTATGCTCAAGATTCCCGTTTGACGGCGGGAGCCTTTTTCCCGCGGGGCTCCGGCCTGGAATGGGGAGGCAGGGCGAAGACTTCCCCCTGCGGAGCGTCAATGATGATGTCAAAATGCTTGAGGGTATCCACGCCTATCTGGCATCTGCCGCCTGTTCCGGTCACGGCAAAGGAGAGGCCTTCCAGCTGGAAATCCGGACCCATGCGGAGCGTGGAGGGAATGCCCAGCTTCATGACATTGCGGTCTCCGCTGTGTCCGTTGATGTCAGACGCCTTTGCCGTAAGCTGGCTTCCGTCCGGGTTTGCGGGCCAATGTTCCAGTGGGGCCAGGGAGAGGGATGAGCCGGAATCCAGGGCCAGCAGGAAGGGAGCCCCTCCGCGGGAGCAGCGGACATAGAAAATTCCTGAAGCATGGCGTTCCACGTCCAGGGGCTTCATGCGCTGTGCCGGAAAGCTGGAGCGTTCCAGGAATTGCAGGGAGGCGTCCTTTACGGACAGCAGGAACGGGGAGAAGCCCAGGTAGTTGATTCCCAGAATGCCGTCCACCTTGACCTGCATGTCATTTTGAAGAGGAGTCAGGTCCATGGCAAAGCCGAAAAAGTTTTTAATCTGGAG includes these proteins:
- a CDS encoding retropepsin-like aspartic protease, translating into MPLSLRLFRISAAVLALGALPLSAAEPADPAQAKPVVSITSLTPVRLMRDAHSKLLVAQCTINDVPCSLIVDTAASHTTFDIKFIKKNFPGLPLQNAQIAPGSNVNTVPQLFPMQSFSIGGLQIKNFFGFAMDLTPLQNDMQVKVDGILGINYLGFSPFLLSVKDASLQFLERSSFPAQRMKPLDVERHASGIFYVRCSRGGAPFLLALDSGSSLSLAPLEHWPANPDGSQLTAKASDINGHSGDRNVMKLGIPSTLRMGPDFQLEGLSFAVTGTGGRCQIGVDTLKHFDIIIDAPQGEVFALPPHSRPEPRGKKAPAVKRES